Proteins found in one Podarcis muralis chromosome 5, rPodMur119.hap1.1, whole genome shotgun sequence genomic segment:
- the PDRG1 gene encoding p53 and DNA damage-regulated protein 1, with protein sequence MGELEPDVALRVLAEVEELAEEVMGGRQQIVDLGMKQNQNREALRALSKDMETSDKVMVCFGNMFMQFGKAKTKDMLQRDQELLDEEIAKLRKELKVKVNRLLEAQGKPELKGYSLKPLSAEEMRFMRNVVDG encoded by the exons ATGGGCGAGCTGGAGCCGGACGTGGCGCTGCGGGTGCTGGCGGAGGTGGAGGAGCTGGCCGAGGAGGTGATGGGCGGGAGGCAGCAG ATTGTGGATCTGGGTATGAAACAAAATCAGAACCGGGAGGCCTTGAGGGCCCTGAGCAAGGACATGGAGACTTCAG ATAAAGTCATGGTTTGCTTTGGGAACATGTTTATGCAGTTTGGGAAAGCAAAAACCAAGGACATGTTGCAGAGAG ATCAAGAACTCCTAGATGAAGAAATAGCCAAGTTGCGGAAGGAGCTGAAAGTGAAGGTCAACCGTCTCTTGGAAGCTCAAG GTAAGCCAGAGCTGAAAGGCTACAGCCTGAAGCCTTTGAGCGCTGAAGAGATGCGGTTCATGAGAAACGTGGTGGACGGTTGA